The Pseudomonas moraviensis genome contains the following window.
CGCTTGGCTGACTTCATACGCCACAGCCAGCTTCGCTCCCAGTTGCCGGGCCTGACGCGCGACATCAGCGCCGTCCTGCTTCGCACTGATCGCGGCGTACAAAGACTTCACGCCCTGCTCGAGCGCGACTTTTTCGGGTTTGGCTGGCAATGCGGTGATCAAGCCTTGCAGAACCTGGGTGAACTCCAGCTGTTCACGGTATTCGCCATCGTCGATGACCTTGCCTGCCGCGACCGTCGGCGGGTAGTCGGCACTGATGTAATCGAGCAGGTGCAACGCTTGCGGCGCGCCTTCCACGGTATCGGCCAGCAGCGGCAGGCTGCTCAGGGACAACAACGGGAACAGCAGCCAGGCCAGCAATCGGGACGAGGCAGTCATGAACGAATCTCAAATGGAAATGCGAAGTTACATATTGTTCACTTCGCAGACGTTTCTCTCAAGCTTTGTCGGTGCTTACAGGGAATGATTCATATCGTTGAAGCGATGTGCCACCATCGGCTCCAATAACGTAAATGCTCCCGCTTTGTTCAAGGAAGACCCCACTCAATGCGCCCTTGCCTTCTGCTTCCCCTGCTGCTGACCGCTATTACGCAACTGGCGGGTTGCGCGGCTTATCGCAATTACGATCTGGAGCTGGAACAGACCACCGAGCAATTGAAGCAAGGCAATGTCGCCGGCTCACTGGCTTTGCTTGAAACACATAACCCGGACGAGCAAAAAGATCTGCTCTATTACTTCGAGAAAGGCGCGGTGTTGAGTGCGGGCGGCGAACTGCCCCAGAGTCAGGCGGCATGGCGCAGTGCCGAGCAAATGGTGGTCGAGCGCCAGGACACCATTGAAACCACCGGCGACAAACTCTTGGCTGCCATGGGTGATCACTGGGGCAGCATCATCAATGACAAGTTGCGCCGCTACGAGGGGTATGACTATGAAAAAGTCATGCTGACCACGCAGATGGCCCTCAACCAGCTGGCCGTGAATGATTTCGACGGCGCCCGCGCCGACATCAAGAAGACCCATGAACGCGAAGCGCTGATCGCCCGGCAGCGCGAGCTTGAATATGAGCGCGTCGAAGAGGTAGCGAAAAAGCAGGGCGTGCGCGTGCACTACAAGGACCTGCAGGGCTATCCGGTAGTCATGCTGGACGCGCAGGCGGTGATCGCCTTGAAGAACGGTTACCAGAGCGCGTTCAGTCACTACCTCGCGGGCTTTACCTATGAAGCGCTCGGGGAAAAGAATCTCGCCGCGCCGGGCTATCGCCAGGCCATCGAATTACGCCCGGACCTGCCGTTCTTCCAGCAGGCATTGCGTGACCTCGACAGTCCCGGCCTC
Protein-coding sequences here:
- a CDS encoding COG3014 family protein, with the protein product MRPCLLLPLLLTAITQLAGCAAYRNYDLELEQTTEQLKQGNVAGSLALLETHNPDEQKDLLYYFEKGAVLSAGGELPQSQAAWRSAEQMVVERQDTIETTGDKLLAAMGDHWGSIINDKLRRYEGYDYEKVMLTTQMALNQLAVNDFDGARADIKKTHEREALIARQRELEYERVEEVAKKQGVRVHYKDLQGYPVVMLDAQAVIALKNGYQSAFSHYLAGFTYEALGEKNLAAPGYRQAIELRPDLPFFQQALRDLDSPGLKGDESDVLIIVQSGLAPARSSLRVPYPVKLADGQVIVANISFPVMVPDTSTPSFNQIGIDGRQKKLIPVNSITDMSLRTLRDDMPGIIQRTTYRAFLAADVQATDNRRDPSKASYVTHWDGFEQADTRTWRTLPNLTQVLRLRLKKGEHAITLPHVNNAAPLKIRIDQNRQVITLRALGDRVFANGSAFGPGKTAAERVVSKLPK